A part of Leptotrichia hongkongensis genomic DNA contains:
- a CDS encoding PTS transporter subunit IIC yields the protein MFGNILNYILGLGAAIFLPIIMIIIGLIIKMKFKRAIVSGLTLGVAFTGMNVVLGFMFDTISPVASAFVEKTGIQLNIIDVGWSPMSAIAWAWPYALFMFPLQIGINLLMLVFKQTNILNVDLWNVWGKIFTATMVAAITGNIALGFIAAAVQVIVELKIGEATQKRTQEITGIPGVTCTHYMTLQCVIMEPVNKLLDYIPLFKLDGQLQMDWRLKYQELLR from the coding sequence GATTGGGTGCAGCAATCTTTTTACCTATAATAATGATAATAATAGGATTGATAATAAAAATGAAATTTAAAAGAGCAATAGTTTCAGGATTAACATTAGGAGTCGCTTTTACTGGAATGAATGTAGTATTAGGTTTTATGTTTGATACTATAAGTCCAGTGGCTTCGGCTTTTGTTGAAAAAACAGGTATTCAGTTAAATATAATTGATGTAGGATGGTCTCCTATGTCTGCGATTGCGTGGGCTTGGCCTTATGCTTTATTCATGTTCCCTTTACAAATAGGAATTAATCTTTTAATGCTTGTATTTAAACAAACAAATATATTAAATGTAGACTTGTGGAATGTGTGGGGGAAAATTTTTACAGCTACAATGGTAGCAGCAATTACAGGAAATATTGCATTAGGTTTTATTGCGGCGGCAGTTCAAGTTATAGTTGAATTAAAAATAGGAGAAGCTACTCAAAAGAGAACTCAAGAAATAACTGGAATACCAGGAGTTACTTGTACTCACTATATGACATTGCAATGTGTAATAATGGAGCCTGTAAACAAATTATTAGATTATATTCCTTTATTTAAATTAGATGGGCAATTGCAAATGGACTGGCGGCTAAAATACCAGGAATTATTGCGTTAG
- a CDS encoding class II aldolase/adducin family protein yields MLENLKREVIKAAQDGQRLDLCKHKSGNFSIRDKETGYVVVTPSGVNREELTVDDICVLTVDGELIEVKNGRRPSSETMMHLEVYKARRDIMAIVHTHSKMATSFAVLNKPIPAIIYEVATFGLKDAVVPVAPYARPGTVELAKSVIEPVKRADIFLLEKHGVVACGTDMYEAFLRAQYVEELAEVYYYTLLINKGNEPASFSPEELERWKYPEKLEKK; encoded by the coding sequence ATGTTAGAAAATTTGAAAAGAGAAGTTATAAAAGCGGCACAAGATGGCCAAAGACTTGACTTGTGTAAACATAAATCAGGAAATTTTAGCATAAGAGATAAGGAAACAGGGTATGTAGTAGTCACTCCGTCGGGTGTAAATAGAGAAGAATTGACAGTGGACGATATATGTGTATTAACAGTAGATGGAGAGCTGATAGAAGTTAAAAATGGTAGAAGACCATCAAGTGAAACTATGATGCATTTGGAAGTGTATAAAGCACGTAGAGATATAATGGCAATTGTTCATACACATTCAAAAATGGCAACTTCTTTTGCAGTATTAAATAAACCTATACCAGCGATTATCTATGAAGTTGCGACATTTGGTCTAAAGGATGCTGTTGTGCCAGTAGCACCGTATGCAAGACCTGGAACTGTGGAACTGGCAAAAAGTGTAATTGAACCTGTAAAAAGAGCAGATATATTCTTGCTTGAAAAACATGGTGTTGTAGCTTGTGGAACTGATATGTATGAAGCCTTTTTGAGAGCACAGTATGTAGAAGAATTGGCAGAAGTTTACTATTACACTTTATTAATAAACAAAGGTAATGAGCCAGCCAGTTTTTCTCCAGAAGAACTGGAAAGATGGAAATATCCAGAAAAATTGGAAAAAAAATAG
- a CDS encoding dihydroxyacetone kinase subunit DhaK → MKKIINEPENFVKEMVEGIVAAHSDKIQLLNDDIRVLIRRDNPKKNKVGIVTAGGSGHLPTFLGYVGEGMLDGCAIGNVFASPSSQKMFDMIKACDFGKGVLCLYGNYGGDKMNFNMACELAEFEDIKTANVLVKDDVASAPYEKKDTRRGVAGMLYAFKIAGAAADEGLELEEVSKITQNALENIKTMGVALSPCIVPEVGKPTFSIEDDKIEIGMGIHGEQGIEVREMLKADEIADLIFTKINEELELKSEDEVSVTVNGLGATPLEELYIVYNRIYKILKEKNVKIIKPHIGEFATSMEMAGLSITIFKLNVETKRLLLKEAITPFYTNVNK, encoded by the coding sequence ATGAAAAAAATAATAAATGAACCTGAAAATTTTGTAAAAGAGATGGTAGAAGGAATAGTAGCTGCCCATAGTGATAAAATACAGTTGCTAAATGATGATATAAGAGTGCTGATAAGAAGAGATAATCCTAAAAAAAATAAAGTAGGAATCGTCACAGCAGGAGGAAGTGGGCATCTTCCAACATTCTTGGGATATGTAGGAGAAGGAATGCTTGATGGATGTGCAATAGGAAATGTATTTGCTTCACCTTCATCACAGAAAATGTTTGATATGATAAAAGCATGTGATTTTGGAAAAGGAGTTTTGTGTCTGTATGGAAATTATGGTGGAGACAAGATGAATTTCAATATGGCATGTGAGCTAGCTGAATTTGAAGATATAAAAACAGCAAATGTGTTAGTTAAAGATGACGTTGCCTCAGCGCCTTACGAAAAAAAGGATACAAGAAGAGGTGTGGCAGGGATGCTTTATGCTTTTAAAATTGCAGGAGCAGCAGCAGATGAAGGTCTAGAATTGGAAGAAGTTAGCAAAATTACTCAAAATGCTTTAGAAAATATAAAAACAATGGGAGTAGCTTTATCTCCATGTATAGTTCCTGAAGTTGGAAAACCTACTTTTAGTATAGAAGATGACAAAATAGAAATAGGTATGGGAATACATGGAGAGCAAGGTATTGAAGTAAGGGAAATGCTAAAGGCAGATGAAATAGCGGATTTGATATTTACAAAAATAAATGAAGAGTTAGAACTAAAATCAGAAGATGAAGTTTCTGTAACTGTAAATGGATTGGGTGCAACTCCTTTAGAAGAACTTTACATTGTATATAATAGAATTTATAAAATTTTAAAAGAAAAAAATGTAAAAATAATAAAACCACATATAGGAGAATTTGCTACTTCTATGGAAATGGCGGGATTATCAATAACAATTTTTAAATTGAATGTGGAAACTAAAAGATTATTATTAAAAGAAGCAATTACACCGTTTTATACTAATGTGAATAAGTAA
- a CDS encoding dihydroxyacetone kinase subunit L — MDINDVKLITENILQLIKENRDYLLDLDSQFGDGDLGISMVQGFSRVKDYLGTSEEKDLGKLFFKMGMTFNESAPSSLGTIISFWLLGIGGSLKGKENADKNDMKIALENGISKLKERANSKENEKTILDSLSPATKAFERNTDEEKTVLEILKEASDAASNGSEATKNMLPVHGRAAYHGEKTIGHVDGGSYVGKLIFEGIYNYYKEKYGN, encoded by the coding sequence ATGGATATAAATGATGTAAAATTAATTACAGAAAATATACTTCAATTAATAAAAGAAAACAGAGATTATTTACTTGATTTGGACAGCCAATTTGGAGATGGAGATTTGGGAATATCAATGGTTCAAGGATTTTCTAGAGTAAAGGATTATTTAGGAACTTCCGAAGAAAAAGATTTAGGGAAATTGTTTTTTAAGATGGGAATGACCTTTAATGAGTCAGCTCCTTCGTCATTAGGAACGATTATTTCATTTTGGCTTTTAGGAATAGGTGGGAGTTTAAAAGGAAAAGAAAATGCGGATAAAAATGATATGAAAATAGCATTGGAAAATGGAATTAGCAAGTTAAAAGAAAGAGCAAATTCGAAGGAAAACGAGAAAACAATCCTAGATTCACTGTCTCCTGCTACAAAAGCTTTTGAGAGAAATACAGACGAGGAAAAAACAGTATTAGAAATTTTAAAAGAAGCGAGTGACGCTGCATCGAATGGAAGTGAGGCAACAAAAAATATGCTGCCAGTCCATGGAAGAGCGGCTTATCATGGAGAAAAAACCATAGGACATGTAGATGGAGGCTCTTATGTGGGTAAATTGATATTTGAGGGAATTTATAATTATTATAAAGAAAAATATGGAAACTGA
- the leuS gene encoding leucine--tRNA ligase: MIKEYKPSEIEKKWQDKWFEGDVFKSENKVDGKENYYVLEMFAYPSGKLHVGHLRNYAIGDAIARYKKMKGFNVLHPFGWDSFGLPAENAAIDNGAHPGKWTKANIDNMRRQMKLMGLSYDWDRELSTYTPEYYKWNQNFFIEMYKKGLVYKKKSYVNWCPDCNTVLANEQVEGGKCWRHGKTDVIQKELSQWYFKITEYAEELLQGHEELRGHWPEQVLAMQKNWIGKSTGAEVDFILDFDYKGNNENIVKNEKGEVVITVFTTRADTLFGATYLTLAPEHPLVEEVILKQNPEIRGKVEAMINEDKISRTAEDKEKEGVFTGLYVINPINNVKVPLWIGNYVLIDYGTGAVMAVPAHDARDLAFAKKYDLPIKIVVNPVDKDGNVHELTLEETFENIFTGNGIMTNSGEFDGISNEDGKIKIVEKLEKLGKGKATVNYRLHDWLISRQRYWGTPIPVIYDEDGNIYLEEEANLPVKLPTDIEFNGKGNPLETSEEFKNVILPNGKKGRRETDTMDTFVDSSWYYLRYLDSHNDKEPFKKEDADNWTPVHQYIGGIEHAVMHLLYARFFHKSLRDLGYVDTNEPFKRLLTQGMVLGPSYYSQNERRYLFPREVEMKDGKPVSKETGEELATKVEKMSKSKNNGVDPEEIVKEYGADSSRVFTLFAAPPEKELEWNMNGLAGAYRFINRLYLLISSTADFADKNALKENNYGINLDARSEKDKEIQKKLHQTVKKVTDSIEDDFHFNTAIAAIMELLNDMTTYKQNVIDKNDISSESKKVWHEVLEKVILLLAPFAPHIADELWSDLGNTTLTFEEEWPTFDEKLTVENNFNLVLQVNGKVRDMIPAQIGISKDDAEKLAFSSEKVQKFVDGKEVVKVIVVPNKLVNIVVKG, translated from the coding sequence ATGATAAAGGAATACAAACCGTCGGAAATTGAGAAAAAGTGGCAAGACAAATGGTTTGAAGGAGATGTTTTTAAATCGGAAAATAAAGTTGATGGTAAAGAGAATTATTATGTACTTGAGATGTTTGCGTATCCATCTGGAAAGCTTCATGTTGGGCATTTGAGAAATTATGCGATTGGAGATGCGATTGCTAGATATAAGAAGATGAAGGGGTTTAATGTGTTGCATCCATTTGGGTGGGACAGTTTTGGATTACCTGCGGAAAATGCTGCAATTGACAACGGGGCACATCCTGGGAAATGGACAAAGGCTAATATTGACAATATGAGAAGACAGATGAAGCTTATGGGGCTTTCTTATGACTGGGACAGAGAACTTAGCACTTATACTCCAGAATACTATAAATGGAATCAGAATTTTTTTATCGAGATGTATAAAAAAGGGCTTGTTTATAAGAAAAAATCTTATGTAAACTGGTGTCCAGACTGTAATACTGTGCTTGCAAATGAGCAGGTTGAAGGTGGAAAATGCTGGCGTCACGGTAAAACTGATGTAATTCAAAAGGAACTTTCGCAATGGTATTTCAAAATTACAGAATATGCAGAAGAATTACTGCAAGGACATGAAGAACTTAGAGGTCATTGGCCTGAACAGGTGCTTGCTATGCAGAAAAACTGGATTGGAAAATCAACAGGAGCGGAAGTAGACTTTATTTTGGACTTTGATTATAAAGGGAATAATGAGAATATTGTAAAAAATGAAAAAGGTGAAGTTGTAATAACTGTGTTTACTACGAGAGCGGACACGTTATTTGGGGCGACTTACTTGACTTTGGCACCTGAACATCCGTTAGTGGAAGAGGTTATTTTGAAGCAAAATCCTGAAATTAGGGGAAAAGTTGAGGCTATGATTAATGAGGATAAAATTAGCCGTACTGCTGAAGATAAGGAAAAAGAGGGTGTATTTACAGGACTTTATGTTATAAATCCAATAAATAATGTAAAAGTACCTTTATGGATTGGAAACTATGTATTAATAGATTATGGGACTGGAGCGGTTATGGCTGTGCCTGCTCATGATGCAAGAGACTTGGCTTTTGCAAAAAAATATGACTTGCCAATTAAAATTGTGGTAAATCCTGTGGATAAAGATGGGAATGTGCATGAATTAACGCTTGAGGAAACATTTGAAAATATCTTTACTGGAAATGGAATTATGACTAATTCTGGAGAATTTGATGGAATTTCAAATGAAGATGGAAAAATCAAGATTGTAGAAAAGCTGGAAAAATTAGGAAAAGGTAAGGCAACTGTAAATTATAGGCTTCATGACTGGCTAATCAGCAGACAGAGATACTGGGGAACTCCAATTCCTGTGATTTATGATGAAGATGGGAATATTTATTTGGAAGAAGAAGCAAACTTGCCTGTGAAACTGCCGACAGACATTGAGTTTAACGGAAAAGGAAATCCACTTGAAACTTCTGAGGAATTTAAAAATGTGATTTTGCCAAATGGGAAAAAAGGGAGAAGAGAAACTGACACAATGGATACTTTCGTTGATTCTTCATGGTATTACTTGAGATATTTAGATTCTCACAATGATAAAGAGCCGTTTAAAAAGGAAGATGCAGATAACTGGACTCCAGTTCATCAATATATCGGTGGAATTGAGCATGCAGTAATGCATTTACTTTATGCAAGATTTTTCCACAAATCATTAAGAGATTTAGGATATGTTGATACAAATGAGCCATTTAAGCGTCTTTTGACACAGGGAATGGTTTTAGGGCCTTCTTACTATTCTCAAAACGAAAGAAGATATTTATTCCCAAGAGAAGTGGAAATGAAGGATGGAAAGCCTGTTTCTAAGGAAACTGGAGAAGAATTGGCAACAAAAGTTGAAAAAATGAGTAAATCTAAAAATAATGGAGTAGATCCTGAAGAAATCGTCAAGGAATACGGAGCTGACTCTTCAAGAGTGTTCACATTGTTTGCCGCACCGCCTGAAAAAGAATTGGAATGGAATATGAACGGTCTTGCTGGAGCTTATAGATTTATAAACAGACTTTATCTGTTAATTTCGTCAACAGCTGATTTTGCTGATAAAAATGCATTAAAGGAAAACAATTATGGAATTAATCTAGACGCAAGAAGTGAAAAAGACAAGGAAATTCAGAAAAAATTACATCAGACAGTGAAAAAAGTTACAGACAGCATTGAGGACGATTTCCACTTTAATACAGCAATCGCTGCAATAATGGAACTTCTAAACGATATGACAACTTACAAGCAAAATGTAATTGACAAAAACGACATTTCGTCAGAAAGTAAAAAAGTATGGCACGAAGTTCTTGAAAAAGTTATTCTGTTGCTTGCACCTTTTGCACCGCACATAGCGGATGAATTATGGAGTGATTTAGGAAATACAACTCTTACTTTTGAGGAAGAATGGCCAACATTTGATGAAAAATTAACTGTGGAAAACAACTTTAACTTAGTTTTACAAGTAAATGGAAAAGTAAGAGATATGATTCCTGCACAAATTGGAATTTCAAAAGATGATGCTGAAAAATTGGCATTTTCTTCAGAAAAAGTTCAAAAATTTGTTGATGGAAAAGAAGTTGTCAAGGTAATTGTTGTGCCTAATAAACTGGTTAATATTGTGGTAAAGGGATAA
- a CDS encoding type II toxin-antitoxin system death-on-curing family toxin, translating to MIKYFEVCDILKIHNKVLELSGGLEGYKDKPGIEKVCDFVQNDLYYPEFLDKLTYIIFSISKNHFFNDGNKRTSIAVGAYFLIENGYDEKITEYIRDMEDLVVEFVENKINREDFKEKLKKYV from the coding sequence ATGATTAAATATTTTGAAGTTTGTGACATTTTAAAAATACATAATAAAGTTTTAGAATTATCAGGTGGTTTAGAAGGATACAAGGATAAACCAGGAATAGAAAAAGTATGTGATTTTGTACAAAATGATTTATATTATCCTGAATTTTTAGATAAATTAACATATATAATTTTTAGTATATCAAAAAATCACTTTTTTAATGATGGAAATAAAAGGACTTCTATTGCTGTTGGGGCATATTTTTTGATAGAAAATGGCTATGACGAAAAAATAACAGAATATATTAGAGATATGGAAGATTTAGTTGTTGAGTTTGTAGAAAATAAAATTAACAGAGAAGATTTTAAAGAAAAATTGAAAAAGTATGTCTGA
- a CDS encoding SDR family oxidoreductase yields the protein MTKIAVTGVTGNLGGMVSRLCKENGIKVRNLARNKEKAEKMGFSDVFKSSYDKSEDTVKALEGIDVLFMVSGSENPDRVQQHKDFIDSAKTARVSHIVYLSFYNASKNSIFTLGRDHYATEEYIKGNGFKYTFLRDNFYVDFFVDMCREYGEIKGPAGNGKVSAVVRSDVSEVAAKILENPEKWENHTLNMTGPEELTMEEITKLVSKYLGKEIKYIPETVEEAYESRKIWKAEQWEYDSWVSTYTAIAEGEQAGISNDIEKVLGRKATSLTEYLEIL from the coding sequence ATGACTAAAATAGCAGTAACTGGAGTGACAGGAAATTTAGGTGGCATGGTTTCAAGATTGTGCAAAGAAAATGGAATAAAAGTGAGAAATTTGGCTAGAAATAAAGAAAAGGCTGAAAAAATGGGATTTTCTGATGTTTTTAAATCAAGTTACGATAAGTCAGAGGATACTGTAAAAGCACTTGAAGGAATTGATGTGCTTTTTATGGTGTCGGGTTCTGAAAATCCTGACCGTGTTCAGCAACATAAGGATTTTATTGATTCTGCTAAAACAGCTAGAGTGTCGCATATTGTTTATCTTTCATTTTACAATGCTTCAAAAAACTCCATATTTACATTGGGAAGAGATCATTATGCAACTGAGGAATACATTAAAGGAAATGGCTTTAAATATACATTTTTGAGAGATAATTTTTATGTGGATTTCTTTGTAGATATGTGCAGAGAGTACGGTGAAATAAAAGGGCCTGCTGGAAATGGTAAAGTTTCGGCTGTGGTGCGTTCGGATGTGTCAGAAGTGGCTGCTAAAATTTTGGAAAATCCAGAAAAATGGGAAAATCATACTTTGAATATGACAGGACCTGAAGAATTGACAATGGAGGAAATTACAAAACTTGTAAGTAAATATTTAGGTAAAGAAATTAAGTATATTCCTGAAACAGTAGAAGAGGCTTATGAATCACGTAAAATATGGAAAGCCGAACAATGGGAATATGATTCGTGGGTTTCGACTTATACGGCAATCGCTGAAGGTGAACAAGCTGGAATTTCAAATGATATTGAAAAAGTTTTGGGACGTAAAGCAACTTCATTGACTGAGTATTTGGAAATATTGTAA
- a CDS encoding LysR family transcriptional regulator, whose protein sequence is MTLQQLKYVVTVAEKGTLSDAAKELFVSQPALTKAIKELEDEMNITIFNRTNKGVIVSLEGDRFLGYARQVLEQTDLLEEEYKKGNKITRRFSVSTQHYSFAVNAFVDVIKKFGENKYDFTLRETQTNEIIEDVSKRKSEIGILYTSGANKTVIEKMIKRNNLKFIELFTAKPHVFISFNHPLAKKESISLEDLKEYPYLSFEQGDYNSFYFSEEILSTLDRDKNIKVRDRATLFNLAVGLNGYTVSTGIISKELNGENIIAKPLEVDEYMKVGIIMQKNIELSVYGKVYVEALKEHLKYTEIP, encoded by the coding sequence ATGACATTACAGCAACTAAAATATGTAGTAACAGTCGCTGAAAAAGGGACATTAAGCGATGCAGCAAAAGAGCTGTTTGTTTCACAGCCAGCATTGACAAAAGCAATAAAAGAGCTGGAAGATGAGATGAATATAACCATTTTTAACAGGACAAATAAAGGAGTAATTGTTTCACTTGAAGGAGATAGGTTTTTGGGATATGCTAGGCAAGTTTTGGAACAGACGGATTTATTGGAAGAAGAATATAAAAAAGGAAATAAGATAACTCGTAGGTTTTCGGTATCAACTCAGCATTATTCGTTTGCAGTAAATGCTTTTGTGGATGTGATTAAGAAATTTGGAGAGAATAAGTATGATTTTACGCTTCGAGAAACACAGACTAATGAAATTATTGAAGATGTAAGTAAGAGAAAAAGTGAAATTGGAATTTTATATACTTCGGGAGCAAATAAAACTGTAATTGAGAAAATGATAAAAAGAAATAACTTGAAATTTATCGAGCTGTTTACTGCAAAGCCACATGTTTTTATTAGCTTTAATCATCCTTTAGCAAAAAAGGAAAGCATTAGTCTTGAAGATTTGAAGGAATATCCATATTTGTCGTTTGAGCAAGGAGATTATAACTCTTTTTATTTTTCAGAAGAAATATTGAGTACACTTGATAGAGATAAAAATATAAAAGTAAGAGATAGAGCGACTTTGTTTAATTTGGCAGTTGGGCTTAACGGATACACTGTGAGTACAGGAATAATTAGTAAAGAGCTAAATGGAGAAAATATTATTGCAAAACCGCTGGAAGTGGACGAGTATATGAAAGTTGGAATTATAATGCAGAAAAATATTGAACTGAGTGTTTATGGGAAAGTTTATGTAGAGGCTTTGAAGGAGCATTTGAAATATACAGAAATTCCATAA
- a CDS encoding 5-methyltetrahydropteroyltriglutamate--homocysteine S-methyltransferase, protein MCTINAPHRHDTVGSFLRTEKLKKARNDFEKGKIDKKKLEKVEDEEIRKIVDKQIELGYTSVTDGEFRRSYWHLDFFWGFNGIGHVHADKGYEFNGVVTRDDTAIVTGKINGENHPFVKHYTFLRDLVKDKKGVEARFTIPAPAQFYAELVREDKHVAALLKVYPDFIGLEDDIVSAYKTVINDLYNEGLRTLQIDDCTWGCLVDDDFIASFIEKSDRDKEIIRQEFAEKFLNINNRVFQNNPEDLVINTHVCRGNYASTWFGKGGYDKIANELFGKEDVNAYYLEFDTERAGTFESLAKVSGDKKVVLGLITSKNPTLEEKESVIARIKEASKYVPLDRLYLSPQCGFASTEEGNRLTEEEQWAKLRFIKEIADEVWGEN, encoded by the coding sequence ATGTGTACAATAAATGCACCTCATAGACATGATACGGTAGGAAGTTTTTTGAGAACGGAGAAACTGAAAAAAGCTAGAAATGATTTTGAAAAGGGAAAAATTGACAAAAAAAAATTGGAAAAAGTTGAGGATGAAGAAATTAGAAAAATTGTGGATAAGCAAATTGAATTAGGATATACAAGTGTTACAGATGGAGAATTTAGACGAAGTTATTGGCATTTGGACTTTTTCTGGGGATTTAATGGAATTGGGCATGTGCATGCTGATAAAGGGTATGAATTTAATGGTGTTGTTACCCGTGATGATACTGCGATTGTTACTGGAAAAATTAATGGGGAAAATCATCCATTTGTGAAACATTATACATTTTTGCGAGATTTAGTAAAAGATAAAAAAGGTGTGGAAGCTAGATTTACAATACCTGCTCCAGCACAATTTTATGCAGAATTAGTAAGGGAAGATAAGCATGTGGCGGCACTTCTTAAAGTTTATCCTGATTTTATAGGATTGGAAGACGATATTGTCAGTGCCTACAAAACTGTTATAAATGACTTGTATAACGAAGGACTTAGAACTTTGCAAATTGATGACTGTACTTGGGGTTGTCTTGTAGACGATGACTTTATTGCTTCATTTATTGAAAAAAGTGATAGGGATAAAGAAATTATTAGGCAAGAATTTGCAGAAAAATTTTTAAATATAAATAACAGGGTATTTCAAAATAATCCAGAAGATTTGGTGATTAATACGCATGTTTGCCGTGGAAATTATGCTTCTACCTGGTTTGGGAAAGGTGGATATGACAAAATTGCAAATGAGCTTTTTGGAAAAGAAGATGTAAATGCCTATTATTTGGAATTTGATACAGAAAGAGCAGGTACTTTTGAATCGCTTGCAAAAGTTTCTGGAGATAAAAAAGTTGTTTTAGGATTAATAACTTCTAAAAATCCAACATTAGAGGAAAAGGAAAGTGTAATTGCACGTATAAAAGAGGCTTCAAAATATGTTCCGCTTGACAGGCTTTATTTGAGTCCGCAGTGTGGATTTGCTTCAACAGAGGAAGGAAATAGGCTTACAGAAGAAGAGCAATGGGCAAAACTTAGATTTATTAAGGAAATTGCAGATGAAGTATGGGGAGAAAATTAA
- a CDS encoding PAS domain-containing protein: MAQDMKNYLKLDLEKIEKMTQIKKDYIEGKTDFETTKKLIKENFDKMTASEFAYSEQKIKELGFDDNTVHDKMNDVLGLFEDIIVKDEFDLPEGHPINTYILENEAARKLIAEMKEEFGKKFIKNRWLELYEKLSQFNPTHLARKQHQLFSILEKKGFDRPSRIMWSFDNNVRDSISEAYKLLENDKIEEFLEKQENVWELTLDIMHKEEEVLFPTSMKMINEEEFKQMRAGDDEIGYFLIDKPTGFYPENIEKQDDNSNQSVKEKTVKSETDVQNNQNAGNFMNDLASLMAKYNMGSQNSENEVFDVKQGKLTLEQINLIFQHMPVDLSFVDENEIVKFYTDTKHRVFPRSAGVIGRDVKNCHPRESVSSVLEIIDAFRKGEQDEIDFWLEMRGKFIYIYYVAVRDENGVFKGVLEMMQDVTKIRSLTGERRLVTWENKGKDEKKEETGEVFTSKYNLTGKTVIGDIVKKYPYIREYMPLISPEYKKLLDPIQYMMMSKIATLQMIAMRGELELDYLIMMIEAKIDEEENKNK; the protein is encoded by the coding sequence ATGGCACAGGATATGAAAAATTATCTAAAATTAGATCTTGAGAAAATCGAGAAAATGACTCAAATAAAAAAAGATTATATTGAAGGAAAGACTGATTTTGAGACTACTAAAAAATTAATAAAAGAGAATTTTGACAAAATGACTGCAAGCGAATTTGCTTATTCAGAGCAAAAAATTAAAGAACTTGGATTTGATGACAATACGGTTCATGATAAGATGAATGATGTGTTAGGGCTTTTTGAGGATATTATTGTGAAGGATGAATTTGACTTGCCTGAGGGGCATCCGATAAATACGTATATTTTGGAAAATGAAGCGGCTAGAAAGCTGATTGCGGAAATGAAAGAGGAGTTTGGGAAAAAATTTATAAAGAACAGATGGCTTGAACTTTATGAAAAATTATCTCAATTTAATCCTACCCATCTTGCAAGAAAACAGCATCAATTATTTTCAATATTAGAGAAAAAAGGGTTTGACCGTCCATCAAGAATAATGTGGAGCTTTGATAATAACGTGAGAGATAGCATAAGTGAAGCATATAAATTGCTTGAAAATGATAAAATTGAAGAATTTTTGGAAAAACAGGAAAATGTATGGGAATTGACACTTGATATTATGCATAAGGAAGAAGAAGTGCTTTTTCCAACTTCGATGAAAATGATTAATGAAGAAGAATTTAAGCAAATGCGTGCAGGAGATGATGAAATTGGGTATTTCCTAATTGATAAACCAACTGGATTTTATCCTGAAAATATAGAAAAACAAGATGACAATAGTAACCAGTCTGTAAAAGAGAAAACTGTAAAATCAGAAACTGATGTTCAGAATAATCAAAATGCTGGAAACTTTATGAATGACCTTGCAAGTCTTATGGCAAAATATAATATGGGAAGCCAAAATAGTGAAAATGAAGTTTTCGATGTAAAGCAGGGGAAATTAACGCTTGAACAGATTAATCTTATTTTTCAGCATATGCCTGTAGATTTGTCTTTTGTGGATGAAAATGAAATTGTGAAGTTCTATACGGACACTAAACATAGAGTTTTCCCAAGAAGTGCAGGAGTTATAGGGCGTGATGTTAAAAACTGCCATCCAAGAGAAAGCGTCAGTTCCGTACTCGAAATAATAGACGCTTTTAGAAAAGGGGAGCAGGACGAGATTGACTTCTGGCTGGAAATGCGTGGAAAATTCATTTATATCTATTATGTGGCTGTAAGAGATGAAAATGGAGTGTTTAAAGGTGTTCTGGAAATGATGCAGGATGTTACGAAAATTAGAAGTCTAACAGGAGAAAGAAGACTTGTAACATGGGAAAATAAAGGTAAAGATGAGAAAAAAGAAGAAACAGGAGAAGTATTTACAAGCAAGTATAATTTGACTGGAAAAACTGTAATAGGGGATATTGTTAAAAAATATCCTTATATTAGGGAATATATGCCATTAATTTCTCCAGAATACAAAAAACTTTTAGATCCTATTCAGTATATGATGATGTCTAAAATAGCGACTCTTCAAATGATTGCAATGCGTGGAGAATTGGAACTTGATTATTTGATTATGATGATTGAGGCTAAAATTGATGAGGAAGAAAATAAAAATAAATAA